DNA sequence from the Streptomyces sp. CA-210063 genome:
AAACGGCCTGCCCCACCAGGTGGTTGGAGATGGCCCAGCACTTCAGGCCGTATTTCTCCAGGAGTTGGTGGCGGGAGTCGATGTACGACGAGTCGGCGAGGGCCTTGTCGACCTCGAAGTGGTCGCCCCAGCAGGCGAGTTCGAGTCCGTCGTAGCCGAAGTCGCGGGCGAGGCGGCAGACCTCTTCGAGGGGCAGGTCGGCCCACTGGCCGGTGAAGAGCGTGAAGTCGCGCGGCATGTCCGGGGCCTCCTCAGACCGTTGTGGGGGTGTGGGTCGGGGTGTAGACGGAGTTCTTCTCGGCGCTCTCCTCGACGGCCGCGAGCACGCGCTGCACCTGGAGCCCGTCGGCGAAGGACGGCTCGGGCCTGGTCCCCGCCGCGACGGCGTGCACGAGGTCGCGGGCCTGGTGGACGAAGGTGTGTTCGTAGCCGAGGCCGTGGCCCGGCGGCCACCAGGCGTCCAGGTAGGGGTGGTCGGGTTCGGTGACGAGGATGCGGCGGAAGCCGGCGTGGGTGCCGGGTTCGGTGTGGTCGTGGTAGGCGAGTTCGTTGAGCCGTTCCAGGTCGAAGGCCAACGAGCCGCGCTCACCGTTGAGTTCGATGCGCAGGGCGTTCTTGCGGCCGGTGGCGAAGCGGGTCGCCTCGAAGGAGGCGACGGCGCCGGAGGCGAAGCGGCCGGTGAACAGGGCCGTGTCGTCGACGGTGACCGCACCTCGCCCGGCCGTGCCGCCGGCGGACGCCAGACCGCCCGCCGCCCCCGCGGGCAGGGGCCGTTCCCGTACGAAGGTCTCCATCAGCGCGGACACCCCGATCACCGGCTCACCCGCCACGTACTGCGCGAGGTCGACGATGTGCGCGCCCAGGTCGCCGAGCGCCCCGGACCCGGCGGACTCCTTGCGCAGCCGCCAGGTGAGCGGGAACTCCGGGTTGACGAGCCAGTCCTGAAGGTACGTCACCCGCACGTGACGCAGGGCTCCCAGGCGGCCCTCGGCGACCATGCGGCGGGCGAGCGTGGTGGCGGGCACACGCCGGTAGTTGAAGCCGACCATCGCCAACTTGCCCTGGGTGTAAGCCTCTTCGGCCGCCGCAGCCATCGCCTCCGCCTCCGCGACCGTGTTGGCGAGGGGCTTCTCGCAGAGCACGTGCTTCCCGGCGGCCAGTGCGGCGAGGGCGATCTCGGCGTGGCTGTCGCCGGGGGTGCAGATGTCGACGAGGTCGATGTCGTCCCGGGCGATCAGGTCCCGCCAGTCGGTCTCCGTCGCCGCCCAGCCGTGCCGGTCCGCCATGGCCCGCACCGCGTCACCGTCACGACCGCAGACCGCCGCGAGCACCGGGCTGAGCGGCAGGTCGAAGACCCGCCCGGCGGTCCGCCACCCCTGGGAGTGCGCGGCCCCCATGAAGGCGTAACCGACCATGCCGACCCGCAGCGGCGGCTTGCCCGGCCCACCAGCGAGCCCGGCGGGCCAGGATCCGGCGCGGGTACTGACACCGGCCGCCGTCCCGGCCTGGGCTCCGGTCCCCGCCGGCGCTCCCCCACCACCGGCCGCCGTCCCGGCCTGGGCTCCGGTCCCCGCCGGCGCTCCCCCACCACCGGCCGCGATGCCTGCTCGGGCGCCGCCCCCGGGCGCGGGCTCCGCCCCGAACCCGTCCACGGCCCCGGACCGGGCTTCGGCAACTGCCCCTGCCCCTGCCCCGGCTTCGGCCACTGCCGCTGCCCCGGCCCCGGCCCCGGCCCCGGCTGCGCCCTCTGACCGTGCCGAGACCTCGCTGGGCGGGATTCCCTCCCCGGACCCGGACCCGGCCGCCACCGCCCCTGCCCCGGCCGCGCCCCCGGCCCCATCCGAGACCCCGATGGGCGGAATTCCAGCCCCGGACCCGGACCCGAACCCGAACCCGGCTTCGGCAACTGCCCCTGCCCCGGCCGCGCCCCCGGTCCGTGCCGAGATCCCGCTGGGCGGGATTCCAGCCCCGGTGCCGACCCCTGGCACGACCCCCGCCCCGGCTCCGGCCTCCATGGCGGCTTCGCCCAAGGCACCGGCCGTGTCCCCCGCTTCGGCTCGGGTGGTGATCTCGGCTCCGACCGCCGCATCGGGCCCCGGCGCTCCTGACTGCTCCGCCTCGGCCTGGTCGGGCTGCTGCGGCTGTCCCATGCGTGTGTCCTCCTCGTGATCGCGGCGCGGTGGGGGTGGGGCGTGACCCGGTTTCCGGGGGCGTCGCCTTCCGGTCCGCGCTCCCCGGTCCTCGTTCCTGGTCAGGCCCGTCCGGCGGGAGCCGTCACTTGAAGCCGGTGGGCATGTACTGGTCGACGTTGTCCTTGTCGACGACGGCCGAGTAGAGCGTCAGGGAGGCCGGGATCTCGAACTCGGCGAGGCCGCTGACGCCCTTGCTCTGGCCGAGGGCGCGGGCGAGGTCGATCGCGGAGGCGGCCATGGTCGGCGGGTAGAGGACGGTCGCCTTGAGGACGCCGTCGTCCTTCTTGATGGCCTGGAAGGCGGACAGCGCGCCGGCGCCGCCGACCATCAGGAAGTCGTCGCGTCCGGCCTGCTCGATGGCGCGCAGGGCTCCGACGCCCTGGTCGTCGTCGTGGTTCCACAGAGCGTCGAACTTCGACTGTGCCTGCAGGAGTTGGGCCATCTTGGCCTGCCCGGACTCCACGGTGAAGTCGGCGGCCTGCCGGGCCACCTTCTTGATGTTCGGGTAGTTCTTCAGCGCGTCGTCGAAGCCCTGGGTGCGCTGCTGGGTCAGCTCCAGATTGTCGAGCCCGGCGAGCTCGATGACACGGGCGTCGCCCTTGTCCTTGAGCTGTTCGCCGATGTAGTGCCCGGCGCTGAGGCCCATGCCGTAGTTGTCGCCGCCGATCCAGCAGCGGTACGCCTGCGGGGAGTTGAAGATCCGGTCGAGGTTGACGACGGGGATGCCCGCACGCATCGCCTTGAGACCGACCTGGGTGAGCGCCTTGCCGTCGGCGGGCAGCACGACCAGGACGTCGACCTTCTTGTTGATGAGGGTCTCGATCTGGCCGATCTGCTGGGCGGTGTCGTTGGAGCCCTCGGTGATCTCCAGCGTGACGTCCTCGTACCGCTCGGCGCGGCTCTTGGCGTTCTGGTTGATCGCGTTGAGCCAGCCGTGGTCGGCCTGCGGTCCGGCGAAGCCGATGGTGACTTCCTTGCCGGGAGTGTCCGTCGCGGCCGGCTGGTCGTTCGCCGCCGGGTCGTCTTTGGTTTCGTTGCTGGTGCAACCGGCGAGGAGGGCGCCGGCCGAGACGGCGGCGGTTCCGAAGAGCAGTCCTCTACGGCTGGTGAACTCTGGCATGGCGGTGGACCTTTCCCGTGTCGGCTCTTCGGTGTGTCAGGTCGTGCTTGCCGTACGTCGCTGGACCAGGACCGCGGCGACGATGATCGCGCCCTTGGCGATCTGCTGGACGTCGGTCTGCAGGTTGTTGAGCGCGAAGAGGTTGGTGATCGTGGTGAAGATCAGGACGCCGAGCACGGAGCCGACGATGGTGCCCCGGCCGCCGGTGAGCAGGGTGCCGCCGATGATCGCGGCCGCGATGGCGTCGAGTTCGTAGAGGTTGCCGTTGGTGTTCTGGCCGGAGCCGGAGAGCACGATCAGCAGGAACGCGGCGATGCCGCAGCACAGTCCGGAGAGCAGGTAGAGGTACAGGCGCTGCCGCCGGACGTCGATGCCCGCGAGCCGGGCCGCCTCCGCGTTGCCGCCGACGGCGACCGTGCGCCGGCCGAAGGTCGTACGGTTCAGCACGAACCAGCCGATGATCGTCACGACCGCGAAGACGAGGACCAGCGGCGGGATGCCGAGGACGTACGCGTCGCGCTCGCCGAGGTCCAGGATGGCGTCGACGGTGACGATCTGGGTGCTGCCGTCGGTGATCTGGAGGGCGAGCCCCCGGGCCGAGGCGAGCATGGCGAGGGTGGCGATGAAGGGGACCAGCCCGCCGTATGCGATGAGCAGCCCGTTCACCAGGCCGCACCCCACGCCGACGATCACCGCCGTGAAGAGGATGCCGGCGAAGCCGTACTCCTGAGTGGCGACCGTGGTGGCCCAGACGGAGGCCAGCGCCACGATCGCGCCCACGGACAGGTCGATGCCGCCGGACATGATGACGAAGGTCATGCCGACGGTGACGACGCCGATCACCGAGGCCTGGGTGAGGACGAGTTGGAGGTTGCGGGTGTCGAGGAACTCGTCGGGTTTGGTCACGCCGCCGATGACGATCAGCGCGGCGAGGACACCGAGGAGCGAGAGGGTGCGCACGTCGGCGCGGAACACGAGGGCGCGCCAGGCCGGTGGTTCACTGACGGGTGTCACTTTGTCGGCGCTGCCCCGGGGCGGGGACACGGGCTGGGTCATGACGCCGGGCTCCCTTCAACGGTCACGGGGCTTCCTTCCATCACAAGGTCGAGTACGCGGTGTTCGTCGAGTTCACGGGCGGGCGCGGTGTGCACGACCCGGCCCTCGCGCAGGACGAGCACCCGGTCGGCGAGGCCGAGGACTTCGGGCACCTCACTGGAGACGAGCAGCACGGCCAGCCCCTCGTCGGCGAGCCGCCGGACCACCGCGTACAGCTCCGCGCGGGCGCCCACGTCGACGCCCCGGGTCGGCTCGTCGAGCAGCAGCACCCGGCAGCCGCGCAGCAGCCAGCGGGCGAGGACGGCCTTCTGCTGGTTGCCGCCGGAGAGGGTGCGGACCGGTACGGCCGGGTTGTCGGGACGTAGGGACAGCTCGCGGGTCGCGGCCCGCGCGGCGCGGTGTTCGGCGCCCCGGTCGATCCAGCCGACGCGCGCGAAGCGGGACATCGACGACACGGAAACGTTTCTGGTGACGGACTCCAGCATCAGCAGCGCCTGCGCCTTGCGCTCCTCGGGCGCGAGTCCGAGCCCGGCGCGTACGGCGGCCCGCACACTGCCCGGCCGCAACACCCGCCCGTCGACGCTGACCTGACCCGCCGTGGGCTTGCGGGCACCGTAGATCGTCTCCAGGATCTCGGACCGCCCGGAGCCGACGAGTCCGGCGAGCCCGACGATCTCACCGGGCCGGACCTCGAGGTCGAGGGCCTCGAACTCCCCTTCGCGCGCGAGCCCTCGCACTTCGAGCACGGGCGTGGCGCCGGCCGGTGGCGCGGGCGGCCGGTCCGGGAAGACGTACTCGACGTTCCGCCCCGTCATCAGCGCCACGACCTCGCGCGTCGGCGTGGACTTCGCGGGCAGCCCGCCCGCCACGGCCCGTCCGTCCTTCAGTACGGTCACCCGGTCGCCGATCCGCCGGATCTCCTCCAGACGGTGCGAGATGTAGACGACGGCCACCCCGGCCGCGGTCAGGTCCCCCACGATCCTGAAGAGGTTGTCGACCTCGTCCGGGTCGAGCGCGGCCGACGGCTCGTCCATGACGATGAGCCGTACGTCGTGGGAGAGCGCCCGGGCCATGGAGACGATCTGCTGCTGGGCGGCGGACAACTCACCGACGAGCCGCGCCGGATCGACCTCGGGATGTCCAAGTCGCTTGAGCAATGCGGCTGTTGACGCACGGGCCGCCTTTCCCCGTACGACGAAGCCGGCAGCCGTGGGTTCATGGCCGAGGTGGACGTTCTCGGCCACCGACAGGCCCTCCACCAGGTCGAGTTCCTGGTAGATGGTGGCGATACCTAGGCGCATGGCGGCGATCGGGGACTTGAGGGTGACGGGTTCGCCCCGCCAGGTGATCG
Encoded proteins:
- a CDS encoding Gfo/Idh/MocA family protein, which encodes MVGYAFMGAAHSQGWRTAGRVFDLPLSPVLAAVCGRDGDAVRAMADRHGWAATETDWRDLIARDDIDLVDICTPGDSHAEIALAALAAGKHVLCEKPLANTVAEAEAMAAAAEEAYTQGKLAMVGFNYRRVPATTLARRMVAEGRLGALRHVRVTYLQDWLVNPEFPLTWRLRKESAGSGALGDLGAHIVDLAQYVAGEPVIGVSALMETFVRERPLPAGAAGGLASAGGTAGRGAVTVDDTALFTGRFASGAVASFEATRFATGRKNALRIELNGERGSLAFDLERLNELAYHDHTEPGTHAGFRRILVTEPDHPYLDAWWPPGHGLGYEHTFVHQARDLVHAVAAGTRPEPSFADGLQVQRVLAAVEESAEKNSVYTPTHTPTTV
- a CDS encoding substrate-binding domain-containing protein, whose protein sequence is MPEFTSRRGLLFGTAAVSAGALLAGCTSNETKDDPAANDQPAATDTPGKEVTIGFAGPQADHGWLNAINQNAKSRAERYEDVTLEITEGSNDTAQQIGQIETLINKKVDVLVVLPADGKALTQVGLKAMRAGIPVVNLDRIFNSPQAYRCWIGGDNYGMGLSAGHYIGEQLKDKGDARVIELAGLDNLELTQQRTQGFDDALKNYPNIKKVARQAADFTVESGQAKMAQLLQAQSKFDALWNHDDDQGVGALRAIEQAGRDDFLMVGGAGALSAFQAIKKDDGVLKATVLYPPTMAASAIDLARALGQSKGVSGLAEFEIPASLTLYSAVVDKDNVDQYMPTGFK
- a CDS encoding ABC transporter permease, yielding MTQPVSPPRGSADKVTPVSEPPAWRALVFRADVRTLSLLGVLAALIVIGGVTKPDEFLDTRNLQLVLTQASVIGVVTVGMTFVIMSGGIDLSVGAIVALASVWATTVATQEYGFAGILFTAVIVGVGCGLVNGLLIAYGGLVPFIATLAMLASARGLALQITDGSTQIVTVDAILDLGERDAYVLGIPPLVLVFAVVTIIGWFVLNRTTFGRRTVAVGGNAEAARLAGIDVRRQRLYLYLLSGLCCGIAAFLLIVLSGSGQNTNGNLYELDAIAAAIIGGTLLTGGRGTIVGSVLGVLIFTTITNLFALNNLQTDVQQIAKGAIIVAAVLVQRRTASTT
- a CDS encoding sugar ABC transporter ATP-binding protein, translated to MAPETPLLTMSGITKSFPGVRALDGVDLDVQAGEVHCLLGQNGAGKSTLIKVLAGAHQPDDGTITWRGEPVTLKSPIAAMRLGIATIYQELDLVEGLSVAENVHLGHEPTAAGFVVRGKAARASTAALLKRLGHPEVDPARLVGELSAAQQQIVSMARALSHDVRLIVMDEPSAALDPDEVDNLFRIVGDLTAAGVAVVYISHRLEEIRRIGDRVTVLKDGRAVAGGLPAKSTPTREVVALMTGRNVEYVFPDRPPAPPAGATPVLEVRGLAREGEFEALDLEVRPGEIVGLAGLVGSGRSEILETIYGARKPTAGQVSVDGRVLRPGSVRAAVRAGLGLAPEERKAQALLMLESVTRNVSVSSMSRFARVGWIDRGAEHRAARAATRELSLRPDNPAVPVRTLSGGNQQKAVLARWLLRGCRVLLLDEPTRGVDVGARAELYAVVRRLADEGLAVLLVSSEVPEVLGLADRVLVLREGRVVHTAPARELDEHRVLDLVMEGSPVTVEGSPAS